The following proteins are co-located in the Ruminococcaceae bacterium KH2T8 genome:
- a CDS encoding Cellulose binding domain-containing protein (partial gene) — protein MYNRIKRPVKLVSAALTATLFMGFLPWRELKADMNTHGDYDAYPFEITYEQVSTWNNSTQDEYTLTNTSDYEIRSWTIEVDYYEDTTISNIWNASDVTDYETDENLVIAGNVTIPAGESYSFGLIADGAESTPVAPIDVNTVSFDSDEVAVVDTEEEGTVEETVTDVPDSVDEIIPDVVEEVTDEAASSDEEVDEVLPEEEAEPTIFPFAIYAGSTESDYTFAGWKSEITGDIYAGGNVLYQGSELYMDGTIYAGGTISADGWRIEVTDMVEDSEVFEMPDWSESILAKEDMYPEIDIADLESQDQILTSGYYYSEDDITINGTTFTGDVIIVSKGDITYNVESLNYGEEATGRILLYSEEGDITINGSRIEINGMLYAPNGRVSFNTYDTTINGRIIADEFSYSGSILNVTADYSDLQLAEELPEVTVTASRDTVYVGGYAYYTIEIPEDTVYDILYRLNGEDVEIEIPEDEDAAIIYVLDTDEEGEYTLEAYVSLPNGEFVLDCDTIEVIAEPTATPEPTATNTPTPEPTATNTPTPTSTPTPVPTATSTPTPTLEPTATPIPTSVPVVVPTPVN, from the coding sequence ATGTACAATCGAATAAAAAGACCTGTTAAGTTGGTAAGTGCAGCGCTTACGGCTACTTTGTTTATGGGATTCCTTCCCTGGCGAGAGCTGAAGGCCGACATGAATACTCACGGAGATTACGATGCTTATCCGTTCGAGATAACTTACGAGCAGGTATCTACCTGGAATAACAGTACACAGGATGAATATACACTTACTAATACATCTGACTATGAGATCAGATCCTGGACGATCGAAGTGGATTACTACGAAGATACTACGATCTCCAATATATGGAATGCTTCCGATGTTACAGACTATGAAACAGATGAGAACCTTGTTATCGCAGGTAATGTTACTATCCCTGCAGGTGAGAGCTATTCTTTCGGACTTATCGCAGACGGTGCAGAGAGTACACCCGTTGCTCCTATCGATGTAAATACAGTTTCATTCGATTCGGATGAAGTTGCAGTAGTTGATACCGAAGAAGAGGGAACAGTAGAAGAGACTGTTACAGATGTTCCTGATTCAGTAGATGAGATCATCCCCGATGTTGTAGAAGAAGTTACGGATGAAGCGGCTTCGTCTGATGAAGAAGTAGATGAGGTACTTCCTGAAGAAGAGGCTGAGCCTACGATCTTCCCCTTTGCTATCTATGCAGGCAGCACAGAGTCTGACTATACATTCGCAGGATGGAAGTCTGAGATCACCGGTGATATCTATGCCGGCGGTAATGTTCTTTACCAGGGCTCTGAGCTTTATATGGACGGTACCATCTATGCAGGCGGTACTATCTCTGCTGACGGATGGAGAATCGAAGTAACGGACATGGTAGAAGACTCTGAAGTCTTCGAGATGCCTGACTGGTCAGAGTCTATCCTTGCTAAGGAAGATATGTATCCCGAGATCGATATCGCTGATCTTGAGTCTCAGGATCAGATACTTACGAGCGGTTATTACTATTCCGAAGATGATATCACTATCAACGGTACAACATTTACAGGTGACGTGATCATCGTATCTAAGGGAGATATCACATATAACGTAGAATCACTTAATTACGGTGAAGAGGCAACAGGAAGAATCCTTCTTTATTCCGAGGAAGGTGATATCACGATCAACGGTTCCAGGATCGAGATCAACGGTATGCTCTATGCACCTAACGGTAGAGTATCCTTCAATACATACGATACGACTATCAACGGTAGGATCATCGCAGATGAGTTCTCCTACAGTGGTTCGATCCTTAACGTCACAGCTGACTATTCTGATCTTCAGCTTGCAGAAGAGCTTCCCGAGGTAACAGTAACTGCATCCCGCGATACTGTATATGTTGGCGGCTATGCTTACTATACGATCGAGATCCCTGAGGATACCGTATACGATATCCTCTACAGACTTAACGGAGAAGACGTAGAGATCGAGATCCCCGAAGATGAGGATGCAGCGATCATCTATGTCCTTGATACAGATGAAGAAGGTGAGTATACACTCGAAGCGTATGTATCTCTTCCTAACGGTGAGTTTGTCTTGGACTGCGATACTATCGAAGTGATCGCAGAGCCTACTGCTACACCCGAACCTACAGCAACTAATACTCCTACACCGGAGCCTACGGCTACAAATACGCCGACACCTACGTCGACCCCTACACCTGTGCCTACGGCAACTTCAACTCCGACTCCCACACTGGAGCCTACAGCTACGCCTATACCTACAAGTGTTCCTGTAGTAGTTCCGACGCCTGTAAAT